AATTCGGATCATTTCCGGGCTGAATTAGACTGGAAACCTAAATTTTCTTTGGAGAAGGGGCTGGCAAAAACAATTGATTGGTATAAAACTCATACTGATTGGACTGATGAGATCTATTCAGGAGATTATCAGAAACAAAATCAAGAACTACAAGAATAAGGAGAATTGTTATAACAATATGAAGTTTCGTCTTACATGCCTGATTTTCATAATACTAATAACAGCTTTTTTGAGCGGATGTTCAACTATACTGAACTATTTTCCTCAAAGGGAGATTGAAAAAGAGACAACAATTATTGAAGAACCTGTCAGTCAGGTAGCACAAGATCTTTCCGACTATGCTTATCTGAAGAGCATCTATTCGGATGATGTCAACGAGCTGCTTAATCTTGTTTATTATAAGGATAAGAAGATCGATTCTCTTTATACACTGATAGAATACCTCTATTTCAAAACCGATTCGCTCTATCAGGATTTGGATTATTTCAACGGCAGGGTCATGATCAATACGGATTTCGAAATACCAAAATCTTTCGTTTTTGCAGGTAGGGTATTCGATATAAGTAACGATAGAATATATCATAAATTCAGTGAGATCTTTGACCAAGAACTAAAGGCAGCTCATCGTTTCATACCCCGTAGTAGTATTTATTTTCCGCTATTTGATGAAGTTTTTACCTCTCATGGTGTACCTCTCGATGTAAAGTACTTAGCAATAGCAGAAAGCGGTTTAAGTTCTATGGCGACTTCATCGGTAGGAGCCGGTGGAATCTGGCAGTTTATGCCTTCAACTGCAAGGCAGTATGATCTGAGAATAGATAACTTCATTGATGAAAGACGTAACATCTTTAAAGCTACCGATGCAGCTGCGAGATATTTGATCAATAGCTATCAATTCATGCAAAATCTGGGAAGTGATGACTGGCTGCTGGCTATGTGTGCCTATAATGCCGGTAATAATGGTGTAGCAAGAGTGATGAGAGAACAACAGGCAAATGACTTCTTTGATCTGATAATGAGGGTGGACGAAACAAACCGCTATGTTTGGCGTGCTGCAGCAATAAAGCTTATCTTCGAAAATGAAGAGTTACTTTTTGGTAAGAGATTCAAGAGAGAACCTTCCTTGTTGGAAGTGACGAGAATAGAAACACTTAACTTGAACGGTTATTACCAGCTAAATGATTGGGTACAGGCACAGGGAACTGTTTTAAGACGAATTTGGGAACTCAATCCTTGGATCAATCTCTCTCAAAGACAGAGACAGAGATATTCGGCTATCAATGATATGGTTTTACCCCCCGGTGAATATGAAATCCTTGTCCCTAAAGAAAGTGATAAGAATGAAGAGCAACTGGCAAGAATCGAAAGGGGTTTTTTAGACCGTAATGCCGGATATTTTACTCACCATACTGTTCAGAGAGGAGATACTCTCTATGATATTGCTCGTCGTTATAATACAACCGTTGCCAATATCAGATCAATTAACAATCTGCAAGGTAATACAATATATCCCGGGCAGAGATTGCAAATATTGGGTTCTCCTTCAGCCGGAGGTAGTGGATCAGGAAGCAATATTTATGTCGTTCAGAGTGGAGATTCTCTTGATTCAATCGCTCGAAAACTTAATGTATCACTTAGTCATCTTCTAACCCGTAACAATTTGTCAGTTCAGGAACGTAACGGAAGAAGGATCGTCATAATTCATCCCGGACAAAGAATACACTATTAAGTTCAGAGACTTGTACATGAAAGAAACTGTTATCAGATTAATGAAAAGCGATGATTTATCGGAGGTATTAATAATTGAAGAAGAGGTCTTTACCGATCCTTGGCTTAAGGACATGTTTATTCAGGAAATAGAACAAGATAGTGCATTTGTTTTGGAAACCAAAGATGATAAAGAGCTAATTGGATATATATGCGGTTTGAAAGTGCTTGACGAGTATATGATAACCAATATAGCAATTACAAAATCTGAGCAGCATAAAGGATATGGTAAATTATTGTTACGTTACTTGTTCCGCGAGTTGATTAAAGAGGGTTGCAAAAAGTGTTTTTTAGAGGTTAGAGCATCTAATAAGCAGGCGATCACTTTCTATACCAGTCACGGATTTGATACCATAGGTAAGCGTAAAGAGTATTATCAAAATCCTATAGAAGATGCATTGATTATGAAACTCGATTTTGCTGAACCTATTCAGCGATGGAGTGATACAAAGATATAAACAGAGAAGAAAAATGATCAAAACAGATTTCTTAGTTATCGGTAGTGGAGTAGCTGGTTTAGTTTATGCTTTGGAAGTGGCGAAGATCGGTAAGGTTATTGTTATTTCCAAAACAGAAGCGAATGACTGTAATACAAATCACGCACAGGGTGGTGTTGCAGCGGTACTCAGCGAAACGGACAGTTTTGAAAACCACGTAGATGATAGCTTTAAAGCGGGATGTGAATTAGGAAAGTATCCGGTAATTGAGACGATAGTTCGTCAAGGACCTGAACGGATAAAGTATTTGATCAGTATAGGAGCAAAATTCTCCAAAGTCCGAAATGATACTTCGCAGAATATAGAAACCCTTTCTCTTACTAAGGAGGGTGGACATACACGTAATCGTGTGGTCTATTCTGCAGATTCTACCGGTCAGGAGATAATGAAGGTCTTGTTGGAACAAGTTAAGAACAATCCTAACATTGCTATATATGAGAATCATATTGCAATTGATCTGATAACTCAACATCATATCTCTGAACAAAATGGTTTTATACCTTACATAACCTGTTGGGGTGCTTATGTCTTGAACACAGAAAATGGAGTAGTGGAAATATTCCGAGCCAAGAAAACTATGTTAGCTACCGGTGGAGTAGGGCAAGTTTATGAACATAGCACCAATTCTTCTGTATCAACAGGTGATGGGATTGCTATGGCATATCTTGCCGGAGCTAGAGTCGTTAATATGGAGTTCATCCAGTTTCATCCTACAGCATTCTATTCACCGGGGGGAAACTCCTTCTTGGTAACAGAAGCATTGAGGGGAGAAGGGGCAGTTCTTACTTTGCCAGATGGCTCAAGTTTCATGGAGAAGTACCATCCACAAGGTTCTCTGGCACCTAGAGATATTGTTTCCAGAGCAATAGACCATGAAATGAAGACAAAGGGGTACTCTCATCTATATCTGGATGCAACCAGCATTGATAAAAACATCCTCAAAGAACATTTCCCATTTATAGATCAGATGTGCCGGGAAAGAGGAATAGATTTCACAACTCAACCTATACCTATAGTCCCTTCGGCACACTATCTCTGTGGCGGGATATTGGCTACTGTCGATGGGGTCACAGATATAACGAATCTCTTTGCTGCCGGTGAAGTTGCCTGTACCGGTTTTCACGGTGCTAACCGTTTAGCATCTAATTCAATTTTAGAAGCACTGGTAGTTGCCTATAGAGCAGCACAGCATTCTTCAAACAAAGAGGAAGTGGATTTTCCGGAGATCCCTTTATGGCAGAATACCGGTGCTTTCAATGAAGCGGAATGGGTCATCATATCTCATAATTATGCTATTATCAAAAAGATCATGCAGGGTTATGCAGGCATAGTACGTTCCAGAAGACTTCTCAAATATGCTAATTCCCGTATAAACGGTATATATGAAGAAGTTAATAAATTTTACAATAACAACCCTGTAAAGAAAGAGGTTATCGAAACCAGAAATCTGGCTATAGTTGCTAATATCATCATCAGATCAGCATTATCACGTAAAGAGAGCCGTGGTGTTCATTATGTGATTGATTACCCCGAGATGGATGATAAATATAAAAGGGATACAGTTATATACTAATGAGCTATTTTATAACTTTTGAAGGAATTGAAGGTTGCGGAAAGAGCACCCACTCGATCTTATTGGCAGAATATCTTCATTCGATTAACTATGATGTTCTTTTAACAAGAGAACCGGGTGGTCCTCCGATATCAGAGAAAATAAGGGCTATATTATTGGATAGGAATCATTCAGAAATGTTGCCACAAACTGAGTTGTTACTCTATATGGCTAGTCGTTCTCAACATACAGGAGAATGGATCAAACCTGCCTTAAAAGAGGGGAAGATCGTTATATGTGATCGCTATTATGATTCCTCTTTAGCCTATCAGGGTGGAGGCCGTGATCTTGATCTAAAGGTTATCCGTTCTATAACCAAATTTGCCACTTTTGGTTTAGTTCCTGATTGCACAATTCTGATTGATATACCTGTCGAGATAGGGATTGAGAGAATAAAGCAAAAAACTCCAGATCGGATAGAATCTGAGTCAATACATTTTCATGAAAAAGTAAGGAATTTGTTTCTTGATGTTGCAAAAGAGGAGTCCAAGCGTTACATTATTATAAATGGGAATAAAAACATAGAAGATATTCAGGCACAAATAAGAGAGTTAGTTTTAAGAAGAATATAAGGATGGTATGTAATGAAAATTACTAAAACAAACAAAACAATCTTATCAGTTTTCTTGGTTTTATGGTTGTTTGTCGGTCTATCAGTGATAAATTATGCTTTCGCACAAACTACCCAACAGACCGATTCTGTTGATACATACAGAAAACTACGACTATTTACCGAAGTCTTTAATCGTTTAAGACAGAATTATATCTACGACATTGATGTTGATAAAGTAATAGATGCCGCTATTGAAGGGATGTTGGATGAGTTTGATGTTCATACTCATTTTTTTCTACCCGATGATTTTGATGATTTTCGTACAGGAACACAAGGAAAATTTGGTGGCTTAGGTATATCCATTGATAAACAGGGAGATTTTATAACTGTGATTTCACCTATTGAAGGAACTCCTGCATATGAAATGGGTATCTTAGCCGGTGATAAGATCATCAAAGTAGATGATGAAAGTATCGTTGGAATGAATACTAACGATGCCATTAAGCTCATGCGAGGCGATGTCGGAACTAGAGTTAAGATCACTATCAGCCGTCCCGGCGTAGAGAACGATCTGGAATTCAATATTATCAGAGACTTGATTGAGATCAAATCGGTACCTTATACCTTCAAGCTCGATAACGGAATTGGCTATATCAGAATAAGACAATTCAATGCCAATACATCAAAAGAATTGAGAGACGCTTTGGATGATCTGGAAAGTCAGGGTATTAGAGGTCTTTTGATCGATCTCCGTTTCAATCCGGGTGGATTGCTTAACGAAGCAATTGATACTGTAAATGAGTTTGTCGGAAAAGATAAAAAGGTTGTCTTTACGAGAGGAAGATTACCTCAAGCTAATCAAGAGTTCTATACGAGATACGATCGTATCAGAACAGGATATCCGATTATTGTTTTGATTAATGAAGCTTCTGCCAGTGCATCAGAAATTTTTGCCGGTTCTATGCAGGACTGGGATAAAGGTTTGGTAGTCGGAAAAACCAGTTTCGGTAAAGGTTCTGTTCAACAACTTTTCCCACTGCAGGACGGATATGGGATCAAGATCACTACTTCAAAATACTTTATTCATTCCGGCAGAGGAATACATAAAGATGTTAACGATAGAATCTTAAGAGGGGAAGAGCTCTCCGAAAGTGATTTACAAGCAATTGAAGAAGAGATCCAGAGAGATATATATTATACTGAAAATGGTCGTGTAGTTTATGGTGGTGGTGGTATTACTCCTGATATTGAGATTACTGCTGAACGAATGAATCCATTCCAAACTGAAGTCAGAAGAAAAAATCTCTTTTTCCCCTACTCAATTGATTTCATGTTAGAACATGAAGATCAAGTCACAGAGCGGTTTGAGATCACTGATGAAATTTTTCAAGATTTTTTGAAATATTTAGATGACAATGGAGTTACATATATAAATGAGGATATTGAACAGTCGGAATCATGGCTCAAGATATCGCTGCAAAGTAACATTATCGGACGTAAGTTCGGAGAAAATGCAGGATACATAGTTGGGTTGGGATTAGATGATCAGTTACAGGAAGCTCTCTCCCTGTTTGATAGATTCGAAACACTTGACGAGATGTTTGCCTATGCAGAATCTCTCAAAGTAGCCAACAAGTAAAGCAACATAGTAAATCTCCTAAGACAAGAGGGGGGGTGATTAAGTTCACTCCCCTTTTTGGTTTATATTTACCTCTTAAATAGCTAAATTAATCGTATGAATCTAAGAGATCACTTTATATTAATGCGTGTAACTATAAGAAAAAAGGTAAAATAAATAGTATATCATTATGTAGCTTAAAGATTTTGTCTATCTTTAGATATTAGAGAATGTATTTTGCGAGGTCTTCGTCTTCGATGATCTTGTTCAGTTTTTCTCTAACTGCCTTACCATCGATAATTATTTTCGAGATCTTCTTTTCTGGTAGATCAAAGAGATACTCTTCGAGAAGAGTGGTCATGATAGTATGTAATCTGCGTGCACCGATATCTTCCATTTTTTCATTTGCTTTAGTAGCGAATTCGGCAATTTCTTCTATAGCTTCCTGATTGAATTCCAGCACTGCTTTTTCAGCATTGAAGAGGGCAGTATATTGTTTAATTAGTGAGTTTTTCGGGAATTGCAGTATCTTGATAAAGTCATCTTTTGATAAGCTTTTCAATTCCTCTCTTAAGGGAAAACGCCCTTGTAGTTCAGGGATCAGATCAGAAGGTTTAGCCGTATTAAAAGCACCAGCAGCAATGAATAGTATATGTCTGGTATTAATCATCCCATATTTTGTAGGTACATTTGATCCTTCCACAATAGGGAGCAGGTCTCTCTGCACTCCGGATCGAGAAACATCAATGCCCGGCTTTTTATCAGAAGTAGCTATTTTGTCTATTTCATCGATAAAGATAATGCCGTTATTTTCGACACGTAGTTTAGCTTCAGAAATAACTATATCCATTTTAACCAATCTATGTTGTTCAATGGAAGCGAGATATTTAATAGCTTCCGGAACTTTCATCTTCTTTTTTTGTGACTCACCTTTTGCCGGGAAAAAAGAGCCAAAAATTTCACCTAGATTTAAGTCGACATTGTCCATCCCAATATTAGAAAGCACTTCTATATGGGGAGCTCTTGGCTGTTCAAGTGTAATTTCCAATTCTCGATCATCTAATTTTTTACTCTCTAACATTACCCTCATCTTTTCGCGAGTTCTTTGTTGTCTTTCCTGTTGCTCTTTATAAGTATCTGTGTCTTCGATGTTAGTATAATCACTTTTCGGTAAAGGTACCAAAAGATCCAGTACCTTTTCTTTAGCATTTAGCAGAGCTTGTTTCTGAACCTTAACAGTCATCTCATAACGGACGTCATTTACTGCAACATCCATTAACTCCCTAACCATTGATTCCACATCACGTCCGACATAACCAACTTCTGTGAATTTGGATGCTTCTACTTTGACAAAAGGAGCATTAGTTAAATTAGCAATTCTTCTGGCTATCTCTGTTTTCCCTACACCGGTAGGTCCGATAAGAATAATATTATTGGGAACGATCTCCTGTTGTAATTCACCTTTGACCTTAAGTCGTCGCCATCGGTTTCTAAGAGCAATTGCCACACTTCTCTTAGCTTTGTCCTGTGAGATGATATACTTATCGAGTTCTTTTACTATCTTTGTTGGTGTCAGTTTATCGAGATTATTCATTTATCTTCAGTACCTCTACGCTGATATTCAGGTTAGTGTATATACAAATATCACCAGCTATCTCCAGAGCTTGACGCACTATATCTTCTGCTGTCATATCGGTATGTTTAGCTAAAGCTCGTGCAGCAGAAAGGGCATAACTTCCACCTGAACCAATGGCAATGACATCATCATCAGGTTCCAGTACATCTCCTATGCCGGTAAGAATTAGTAAATTATCACGATCAGCTACGATTATCATTGCCTCTAAACGTCTTAAGATCTTATCAGAACGCCAATCTTTAGCCAATTCTACGGCTGCTTTTTTAAGATTACCTTTGTATTCCTTCAGTTTATTCTCAAATTTCTCGAAGAGAGTAAATGAATCGGCAGTAGAACCGGCAAAACCGGCGAGAACAGTGTCATTGTATAATCTTCGGATCTTATTGGCCTTACTTTTAATAACCGTATTACCGAGAGTTACTTGTCCATCACCACCGAGAGCGATCTGATTACCCTTTCTGACACCGATTATGGTTGTTCCTTCAATTCTCTCCATCTTGATCCTCTTTCTTAGCTCTCTTCTTTTCTTCAGGATTTTTGTTAGCTACTTTTTTGGTTGTCTTATTCTCAGTTGCAGTATTATTCTCTTTCTTAGTCCTACTTTTTTTGGGAGCAGCTTTCTTTTCCTTCTCCGGCGGTGTTTTAAGATGAGAAGAGGAATCTATTTTGATCTCTTTAGCTTTTTCGTATTGTTCGTTTACAAATTCTTTATCTGAGTCCGGAACTTGGGCAAGAATAAGGTCATAGATGTCATCGACATTGAGGATTTCCTTTTCTAATAACTCTTCAGCCATAACCTTGAGTAGTTCTTTCTTATCTTTAAGTATACTGAGAGATCTATTATGAGCATCATGAATCAGTTGCCGTATCTCAGCATCAACCAATCTGGCTGTCTCTTCACTATAAAAGTCACGTTGCTGAATATTTCTTCCTAAGAAGGGATTTTCTTCATCTTTTCCTACAGTCATTGGTCCGACTTTTTCACTCATACCCCATTGACAAACCATCTTTTTAGCCAGATCGGTAGCTCTTTCAATGTCCATGCCAGCACCAGTTGAAAGTTCATTGAATATCAATTCTTCTGCTGATCTGCCACCTAAGAGTTCTATCAGTTTCTGCTGCAGATAACTTTTCGAATAATTAGATTTTTCTGTCTGTAGGAAGTGAGTAGCTCCACCGGTAAAACCACGCGGAATAATAGTAACTTTATGAACCGGTTCTGTTTTATCGAGGAAGATGGAGCAGAGAACGTGTCCAATCTCATGATAGGCAGTGATCTTCTTCTCTTCTTCACTGATAGCTTTGCTCTTGCGCTCTTTACCCATAGTGACTTTATCTTTTGCCTCTTCAAAGTCGTCCATTTCAATATGTTTTTTCTCTTTTCGGGCTGCAAGCAGAGCAGCTTCATTGACCAGATTTGCCAGATCTGCACCACTGAAACCAGGTGTAGAGCGAGCAATAACAGATAGGTTAACGTTTGGTGAGAGGGGTAATACCTTGCAATGAACCTTTAGTATCTCAATTCTACCGTTTATATCGGGCATATCAACAATGACCTGCCGGTCAAATCTTCCGGGTCGCAAGAGAGCCGGATCTAAGACATCAGGGCGGTTTGTTGCAGCAATAATGATCACAGAATCATTCTTTTCGAAACCATCCATTTCAACCAGAAGCTGATTCAGTGTCTGTTCTCTTTCATCATGTCCACCACCCAAACCGGTACCACGATGCCTTCCTACAGCATCAATCTCGTCAATAAAGGCGATACAAGGAGCTGAACGTTTTGCCTGATCAAAGAGATCTCTAACACGGGAAGCTCCAACACCGACAAACATCTCCACAAAATCAGAACCACTGATACTATAGAAGGGAACTCCCGCCTCTCCTGCTACTGCTTTTGCTAACAGGGTCTTACCTGTTCCGGGTCTTCCTAATAACAGAACACCACGGGGGATTCTACCACCCAGTCTCTGAAACTTGCTCGGTGCTTTGAGAAAATCTACGATCTCTTCCAACTCTTCCTTTGCTTCTTGCACACCGGCAACATCTTTGAAAGTAACGTTAGTTCTGCCACCTACAAAGAGCCGAGCCCGACTTTTTCCAAAACTGAAGACCTTGCCACCACCTGCTTGCATAGAACGCATAATAAATATCCAGAGACCAATAAAAATCAGAAACGGTAACCAACCCAACAAGACAGAGAGAAATCTGGATGGTTTCTGTGATTTGATCGTTATATTCATCTCATTAAGGGTTTTAACCAATTCCGGGTCACGATAGGGGAGATGCGTTGTATAACTCTGGTTTTCTACATCTACTGCAGTAATGTTCTGATCGTCGAAAGTGACTTCCCTCAACTGCCCTTGCTCTGCTTTTGTCATAAATTCGGAAAAAGATATCTCTTCTACTCTTCTGCCGCTTGAGACCAGAACTTGGTAAACCAATATTACTAACAAAGCTAAAATAATCCAGAGTGTTATTGACTGAGGAGTTTTCATCTTGGAAGGTTGTTTGTCGTTTTTCTTTCCTTCGCCTCTTTTATCAGGATATCTATCTTTCTGTTGATCGTTCATTTATATACTTCCTCCTTGAGGATTGCCACGTAGGGCAGATTGCGGTATTTTTCGGCAAAGTCCAAACCATAACCGACCACAAAATCGTTTCCTATATCAAAACCTTTATAATCGATTTTTATTTCATCTTGATGAGCAGAAGGTTTATCAAGCAATACACAGGTTTTGACAGAGGAAGCATGATGCTTTTCGATATAATCAACAATATATTTCAATGAGAGTCCTGAATCGACAATATCTTCCACAATGATCACATCTCGTTCGGAGACATCTATATCGAGGTCTTTTTTAATGCTTACAACTCCGGAAGAAACGGTACTCGAACCATAACTTGAAATAGCCAAAAAATCTATTTCTACAGGAATAGTAAAACTACGAACGAGATCTGCTAAAAAGATAAAACTTCCCTTAAGAACACTGATTATGACAGGGCTCTTATCTTCATAATCTTTTGAGATACAGGCAGCCAGTTCGCTGATCCTTTTTTGAATCGTCTCTTCATCCAGTAATATTGCTGAAATATCGTTACTCATTTTCACATCCTTATGTTATTTTTTCTTTTTTGGTACGTTCTTCCTGCTTCTGATACGGATATTTTCCATCTTTAGCAGTAATAGACTCTGAGTTGAGTCATTAATCTTAACACGGTCGTCTATTCTTAATCCGGCTATCCAGACAATTTTTTCACTGTCTCGAAAGATTAATACCTTATCTCTTTCAAATTTACTGATCTTTTCGTCAATGAAAAAGTCTTTTAGCTTCTTGGTTCCTTTCATACCCATTGGGATAAACTTGTCTCCATTCTTTCGGAAACCTACACTAATAGGTAAAGTTAGCTTATCAATATCTAATAAAGCTATATTATCATCTTCGTAGTAAGTTCGTTTTATATCACTGCGGTTGATTCTCTTACTCAGAATTCTCTTATTACCAAAGACATGGTACTTCTTCGAAATATCAATTGTCAATGATAATGTTTCTTCCACTCTCATTAATTTATCCGGTTTTTCTTCATTTACGAAGGTGAGTTGATCATATTCCTTTCTGACGGTCAAATTACCAGTGAGGTGAATCATTTTCGATCCTTTTGCTGAAAGAATCGAGCAGATCTCCTTAAAATGACTATGATAAAAATTGGTTTCGCTGCCGCTTATTATACCGATTGCTTCTCTAAAGAGGTAGAATAGGATAATCGTATTTTTGTGCTCGATCTTTGTCAGATCAAGACGTAACTCAAAGTAATTATGATTGAGAATAGCTTTCTTCAAGATCTTTCCAGCTACATCCCTCAGATAATCATCAGTCTCTCTAAAAATTAACGAATTGTCGTAAAGAATATCGGTTAACTTGTGATTGATGTTCTCTTCCAGCCACGGAACCATATTATTACGCAGCTTGTTACGAGTGTAAACAGTTTCGATATTTGAACTATCCTGACACCAGTTAGTGATCTTTTGCGATTCGAGATATCCGATAATCTCTTCTCTCTTGAAACAGAGCAAAGGACGGATAATATTATCATTAGAGGGGACAATTCCTCTCATACCAGTTATTCCTGATCCTCGGAAAAGATGCAATAGCATTGTCTCAATAACATCATTTTTATTGTGTCCTATAGCTATCTTATCAACTTTATAGATTTTAGTGAGTGAGTTGAAAAAATCGAAGCGGATCTTGCGAGCTTCATTTTCCAGATTTGCTCCCTGTGTCAGTTTGACATCCTTGATCACCAATGAGATATTATGTTGGAAACAAAACTCCTTCACGAAATTCATATCGGAAATAGATTCAGCTCCTCGTAAATTATAGTTCACATGGGCTGCTAATAGATTAAGATGATAGTTAACCTTCAAAGTCATTAGAGAATGTATCAGAGCAGTAGAATCTGCTCCACCTGAAAAGGCGATTAAGATCTTATCTCCTCTCTTGATCAGCTTGTTTTCCTTAATAAACTCTTTCATTCTGTTAAGGAACTGACTTCCCAAATCCATCTACTAACTCCGTCTAATTTCTTGTATTTTAAGCTCCTGAAATCTCTCTTAAACTGTAAAGGTTTTTTTATATGTAGTACTTATGATAACTATAAATCTTTAGATTTAACCAGCATAAACTCATAAATATCTGAAAGTTAGCGAACAATAATGTATAGGTGCTGATGCTTTTTGTTCCGTTTATTGTTTTTATTGATTGTTTAACGGGTTGCTTTTCAAAAAAAGATTTACAAAAAACGAGCTCTTTTTTTCCTGTTCAGAAACGGAGATGTGTCCGAGCTGGCTGAAGGAGCACGATTGGAAATCGTGTATACGTTTAAAAAGCGTATCTAGGGTTCGAATCCCTACATCTCCGCCATTTCTTCATAAGAGGGATGAGAACCGTTTGACCACGAAGTCATTACCACAGGTATTGATGTAGTAGCGACGAGCAATGCAGCTTTGCTGCCATTGCGCAGTCAATCCCTACATCTCCTGAGTATTTTATCCACGAATGAACACGAATAAAACATAAATCAACACTAACTTTTTAAACAATTGTCACCCTGAGTGACCCTTCACCAAATTTGTAAGCACAACTGACTTCGTCGAGCTCGGAAGCAGCCACAAAGAAGTGTTTTCTTCGGTTCTTGTAGCTATAAGATTTGGTGAAGGATTGTATCGAAGGGGACGAAAATCTAAAACAGAGTCAGTGAATATAATCCTTGTTTTTGTCATGTCGAGCGAGGTCGAGACATCTCATCACTAATGTTG
The sequence above is a segment of the Candidatus Cloacimonadota bacterium genome. Coding sequences within it:
- the hpt gene encoding hypoxanthine phosphoribosyltransferase: MSNDISAILLDEETIQKRISELAACISKDYEDKSPVIISVLKGSFIFLADLVRSFTIPVEIDFLAISSYGSSTVSSGVVSIKKDLDIDVSERDVIIVEDIVDSGLSLKYIVDYIEKHHASSVKTCVLLDKPSAHQDEIKIDYKGFDIGNDFVVGYGLDFAEKYRNLPYVAILKEEVYK
- the ftsH gene encoding ATP-dependent zinc metalloprotease FtsH, encoding MKTPQSITLWIILALLVILVYQVLVSSGRRVEEISFSEFMTKAEQGQLREVTFDDQNITAVDVENQSYTTHLPYRDPELVKTLNEMNITIKSQKPSRFLSVLLGWLPFLIFIGLWIFIMRSMQAGGGKVFSFGKSRARLFVGGRTNVTFKDVAGVQEAKEELEEIVDFLKAPSKFQRLGGRIPRGVLLLGRPGTGKTLLAKAVAGEAGVPFYSISGSDFVEMFVGVGASRVRDLFDQAKRSAPCIAFIDEIDAVGRHRGTGLGGGHDEREQTLNQLLVEMDGFEKNDSVIIIAATNRPDVLDPALLRPGRFDRQVIVDMPDINGRIEILKVHCKVLPLSPNVNLSVIARSTPGFSGADLANLVNEAALLAARKEKKHIEMDDFEEAKDKVTMGKERKSKAISEEEKKITAYHEIGHVLCSIFLDKTEPVHKVTIIPRGFTGGATHFLQTEKSNYSKSYLQQKLIELLGGRSAEELIFNELSTGAGMDIERATDLAKKMVCQWGMSEKVGPMTVGKDEENPFLGRNIQQRDFYSEETARLVDAEIRQLIHDAHNRSLSILKDKKELLKVMAEELLEKEILNVDDIYDLILAQVPDSDKEFVNEQYEKAKEIKIDSSSHLKTPPEKEKKAAPKKSRTKKENNTATENKTTKKVANKNPEEKKRAKKEDQDGEN
- the tilS gene encoding tRNA lysidine(34) synthetase TilS — protein: MDLGSQFLNRMKEFIKENKLIKRGDKILIAFSGGADSTALIHSLMTLKVNYHLNLLAAHVNYNLRGAESISDMNFVKEFCFQHNISLVIKDVKLTQGANLENEARKIRFDFFNSLTKIYKVDKIAIGHNKNDVIETMLLHLFRGSGITGMRGIVPSNDNIIRPLLCFKREEIIGYLESQKITNWCQDSSNIETVYTRNKLRNNMVPWLEENINHKLTDILYDNSLIFRETDDYLRDVAGKILKKAILNHNYFELRLDLTKIEHKNTIILFYLFREAIGIISGSETNFYHSHFKEICSILSAKGSKMIHLTGNLTVRKEYDQLTFVNEEKPDKLMRVEETLSLTIDISKKYHVFGNKRILSKRINRSDIKRTYYEDDNIALLDIDKLTLPISVGFRKNGDKFIPMGMKGTKKLKDFFIDEKISKFERDKVLIFRDSEKIVWIAGLRIDDRVKINDSTQSLLLLKMENIRIRSRKNVPKKKK